A section of the Hemibagrus wyckioides isolate EC202008001 linkage group LG04, SWU_Hwy_1.0, whole genome shotgun sequence genome encodes:
- the LOC131351804 gene encoding long-chain fatty acid transport protein 2-like, with protein sequence METLYAALAVLSLSFFLFFVKFPYFLHDCVFIVTSLRIRSKRLKFRKRLPYYTVLDCFLDAVRRHPHKPFIVFEDEVYTYQQVDRWSNRAAHALRKHTDLQEGDTAALLMANEPHFIFLWIGLMKIGCSTSLLNTNIRGKSLMHCFLCCEAKVLIAGAEYSSAVCEVLPDLRDCGVSVFLLCDNCDIDGVQSLKDKMDISEDGPVSHTLRANVTMRSPAVYIYTSGTTGLPKAGVMLHERIWGGTFFQSMFGVKHNDVIYIPLPLYHAAGLVIGLAGAIERGITVVLRRKFSVSQFWNDCRKYNVTVIQYIGEIMRYLCNTPKRETDQQHSVRIAIGNGLRADIWQEFQRRFGVKKIGEFYAASDGNMGFLNYPGKVGAVGKTNFIQKKMTPHALIQYDPELEAPVRDSRGRCVPVPTGETGLLVCKITEITPFSGYAGNPEDTEKRKLHDVFEDGDVYLNSGDLLRTDHQGFMYFQDRVGDTFRWKGENVATTEVSDIISALDFVEDVSVYGVKVPGHEGRVGMAALTLKETHKFNSEKAFSHFTNFLPSYARPRFIRILRSMELTGTFKLVKTSLLKDGFDPDRVTPPIYFLQETSKSYIPLTHPLYNAIISGEIHF encoded by the exons ATGGAGACTCTGTACGCTGCACTTGCAGTCCTGAGCTTgagttttttcttgttttttgtaaAGTTTCCTTATTTCCTGCACGACTGTGTGTTCATCGTTACGTCCCTCAGGATCAGGTCAAAGCGCCTGAAGTTCCGGAAGAGACTTccctactacacagtgctggaCTGCTTTCTGGATGCGGTGAGGAGACACCCACACAAGCCCTTCATTGTGTTTGAGGATGAGGTCTACACGTACCAGCAGGTGGACCGCTGGAGCAACAGGGCAGCACACGCGCTGCGGAAACACACTGACCTGCAAGAGGGAGATACGGCCGCGCTGCTCATGGCCAACGAACCACACTTCATCTTCCTCTGGATCGGGCTGATGAAGATCGGATGCTCTACATCACTTCTCAACACCAACATTCGGGGCAAATCCTTAATGCACTGCTTCTTGTGCTGTGAGGCAAAAGTGCTGATCGCAGGGGCAG agtacagcagtgcagtgtgtgaggtgcTGCCAGACTTGCGTGATTGTGGTGTAAGTGTGTTCCTGTTGTGTGATAATTGTGACATTGATGGAGTTCAGTCTCTGAAAGACAAGATGGACATCAGTGAGGACGGACCTGTGAGTCACACACTGAGAGCTAACGTCACCATGAGAAGTCCGGCCGTGTACATCTACACATCAGGAACTACAG gtctccCTAAAGCAGGTGTTATGCTTCATGAAAGAATATGGGGTGGCACTTTCTTCCAGTCTATGTTTGGCGTCAAGCACAATGATGTCATCTACATACCCCTCCCCCTTTACCATGCTGCAGGACTGGTCATTGGCCTTGCTGGGGCAATAGAGAGGG gaatCACGGTGGTGTTGAGGAGGAAGTTCTCAGTGTCTCAGTTCTGGAACGACTGCAGGAAATACAATGTGACAGTGATCCAGTACATTGGAGAGATCATGCGCTACCTCTGTAACAcacccaag agagagacagaccagcAGCACTCGGTGCGAATTGCCATCGGAAACGGACTTCGCGCCGACATCTGGCAGGAATTTCAGCGCAGGTTCGGTGTGAAAAAAATCGGAGAGTTCTACGCTGCCTCCGATGGGAACATGGGCTTCTTGAACTACCCGGGGAAAGTGGGCGCTGTTGGCAAAACAAACTTCATCCAAAAg aaAATGACTCCTCATGCCCTGATTCAGTACGACCCTGAGCTAGAGGCACCGGTGCGGGACAGCAGGGGGCGCTGTGTCCCTGTCCCTACAG gtgaaacAGGTCTTCTGGTGTGTAAGATCACTGAGATCACTCCGTTTTCGGGATACGCAGGAAATCCAGAAGACACAGAGAAGAGGAAGCTGCATGATGTGTTTGAGGATGGAGATGTTTATCTGAACTCCGGAGACTTGTTGAGGACAGACCACCAGGGCTTCATGTACTTCCAAGACCGTGTTGGAGACactttcag gtggaaAGGAGAGAACGTGGCCACCACTGAAGTATCTGACATTATTTCAGCACTGGATTTTGTTGAGGATGTGAGTGTGTACGGAGTCAAGGTTCcag GTCATGAGGGGCGTGTCGGCATGGCGGCACTGACACTAAAGGAAACGCACAAGTTCAACTCTGAAAAAGCTTTCAGTCATTTCACCAACTTCCTGCCATCCTACGCCAGACCACGCTTCATCCGTatcctg aGGAGCATGGAGCTGACCGGGACGTTTAAACTGGTGAAAACCTCTCTGTTGAAGGACGGATTTGATCCTGATAGAGTGACTCCGCCCATCTACTTCCTGCAGGAGACCAGCAAGAGCTACAtccccctcacacacccactctacAATGctatcatatcaggagagatccacttctga